A segment of the Entomomonas moraniae genome:
ATCTCACCGGATAGCAGCTTCATTTCCTCTGCAAATAATGTAGCGCCAGGGAATCCAACCATTTGTAAAGCACCACTCACTTGATGCAATAACTCATGACAAATAGTTAACTTCTCAGTGATATCATTTTCATCAAGGGAGTTAGCATTATCAACTAGCTGTTTGAGAGTTTGTTGTGCATGCTCTAAGTTACTAACAATTTCTGCTTTTACCCAACTAAGAGCAACATAATCATGGCCATCATCTGCCATTTTACTCATAACCATAAGTGTTGCCCCCAAAACAAGCCTCTTTTAGTAACTGACTAAATATAAACTTTAACATAGTATTTTTGAAAAAAAAGTCAATCAATTATTTGGTAACTTGAATCCCTCTACAGACTGTTGCATATCTCTTGCCATGGTAGTTAACTTACCGACAGTCATTGCTGTCTCTGTACTACCTGCGGATGTTTGCGAAGTAATTTCTTGAATAACATCCATCGTTTTCGAAATATGCGCAGCCGTTGAGGCTTGCTGTCTAGCTGCACTAGAAATGCTTTGAATCAAACGTGCTAATGCTTGTGATACCGTTTCAATTTCTTCAAGTGCAATACCTGCATTTTCTGCCAGTTTTGCCCCTCGAACAACTTCAGAAGTTGTTTGTTCCATTGAGATTACAGCCTCATTGGTATCATTCTGAATTGCTTTAACAAGCGTTTCAATTTGCTTTGTCGCAGCAGAAGACCTTTCAGCTAATCGCTGAACCTCATCCGCAACCACAGCGAAACCACGCCCAGCATCCCCTGCCATCGATGCTTGGATAGCAGCATTAAGTGCAAGAATATTTGTCTGCTCCGCAATATCATCAATCAACCCAACAATATCACCAATTTCTTGAGAAGACTCACCTAAACGCTTAATACGTTTAGAAGTATCTTGAATCTGTTCACGAATAGTATCCATCCCTGAGATTGTATTATGCACAATCTTGTTACCATTATGTGCAATTTCTACTGATCGTTTGGCCACTGTTTCTGATTCAAGTGCAGTTTCTGATACTTTATCAATAGAGCTAGCCATTTCACTAATTGCAACGGATACTCCAGCAATTTCACCCGCCTGATGCTCTGCGGCCTCAGCAAGATTCATCGCCAATGCCTGACTACTTTCAGCAGTGACAGATACTTGCCCTGAAGCCTGATTAATTGTTTGTACAAGGTCACGTAGTTGCTCAACAGAATAATTAATTGAGTCTGCAATAGCCCCTGTGAAAGCTTCAGATACAGTAGCACTTACTGTTAAATCACCATCAGCCAAATCACCGATTTCATCCAACAACTGTAAAATAGCTTCTTGGTTCACTGAGTTTTCTTTAGCCGTTTCTTGCAAACGTTTACGTGTTGTTTTTTCAGCTAATAGTGCAATACTAATAACAACTAAAATAATTAAGATAACTATAATATAATTAAGAATTGAACTTGTACCAAGTGCTGAAGTTTGACGCTCAAGATTAAGCGCTAAGTCTGATGATGTATCTAATAATATTCTTGTATTACTAGAAATAGACTTATCCAACCCTTGTAATGCTGTCACATCACTGGCATTGTCTGCAATTATTTTGATATTAGAAGCTAATTGATTTTGTGACTCTGTCGCAGCCAATAAAACTCTTTGGGCACTCGCAGGCAATACACCACTCTGCTTTAGCATATCAAATATGCTATTTAGCTCTTTCATCTTTACATTTAATGAATTGCTTAAGTTTTTTGTTGAGGCAAAATTCGTCAATAATTCATTTAAATCGTATTGTATAGTTTCTAAAAGAATAGACTCTTGTTGTAGTTGATTGATCAATCGAATATCGCTTTGCTCTTCTTTTAGCTTAAGAAGTGTATTTTGATTAGCATTACGTAAATTACTGACTAGCTTTAAAGCAGTTTCAACAGCCGTGTGCATATCTATCAATGCATTCTTTCTCATTAATAAGTCATTGATATTTGACTTTAATTTAATCCAAGTAGTCTCTAAAGTTTTAGACTGGCTTTCATCTAAATAATTTATTAGGCTATTTAATTCTGTATCAAATTTAGCTCTACTTGCTGTCAATGAAGCAAAACTTTGCTGTTCGCCACTAAGTGCTTTTAACGACTCTACTGCAATAATTTGTGAGAAGACTCTTAAATCATTAGCATTCTTCACATATCCTCTATCATCTGAAGTTTTCTTCCCAAGATAGAAAAGGTTTACTATCAGTGCAGCAATTAATACAACCAATAAAATAACCAGTAACACTTGCAAAAAATTATTCTTTTTTTGCCTAGATGATAAACCAGCAGTTTTTTCTTTACTCATACTACTTATGCCTCTTAGAGAACTGTTTTTAATGCCTTTGGGCTTAAATATTATTAAGTCTTAGTTTAAAGCTACAATCTACTAACCCTAAACTATTGTCCTATTGCTAGAAACTGAGAACTTGCCATAAAGGATTTTGCATCAAAAACTAACCAATTTTGCTGCCCGCCTTGATACACACCCGAAACAAAAGGTAATAATAACTCCGGTACATCAACAGTTTTTGTTGATAAAATACTATCCATAGAAAAATGTTGCATTCCATATACAGCATCAACTAAAAAACCAACATACCCCTCATCCGGAGATTTCACAGCCATAACACGATGTTGCTTACGAGAGGTTCCTGAAGTCATACCAAATAGCTTATTTAAATCCATCACTGGTAAAAGATGGCCACGCATATTAGCCACGCCTTTTAACCAAGGCTTTACAATAGGTATATAAGTATAACTTGGCTCAAGAATAATTTCTTCCAAATGATCAATACCAATGACAAAATAATGGTTATCTAACTGAAAACCGATACCTGTCCAGGTCTTAGATTGCAATACCTTTTGCTCTGGTAAATTATCACCAACGCTTCGATAAAGCTGATCAATATTTAATAACAACTCAAATGGGCTGCTTTTCTTTGGCATCCCCATAATCATCTCCCTATAGAATCACCCTGCTAATACAGCGTTTACAGTAGACAGCAGCGTGTCCTCATCAATTGGTTTGGTCAAATAATCGCGCGCCCCTTGCCGACGCCCCCAAACCTTATCGGTCTCCTGATCTTTAGCAGTTACAATAATAACCGGAATACCTTTTGTTTCCTCACACTTTGTTAATTGGCGTGTTGCTTGGAAACCATTAAAACCAGGCATCACAATATCCATTAAAATAAGATCGGGGGTTTCTTTACGAGCTATTGCTATGCCATCTGCACCATTTTCAGCACCAATAACGACATGACCATATTTTTGTAGCATAGCCGTCAACTTATAAACTTCTGTAGGGGAATCGTCTACAACTAAAATTCGAGCCATTTTACTCACCACTAAAGTTAACTTAAAATATTTGCCATGGGTTTACTCTGCACTATCCTGAGGTACAAAATCAGGAACATGCGTTTTGATTGCTCCCAAGAGCTCATCTTTACTAAAAGGTTTTGTCAGGTATTGATCAGACCCAACAATTCGTCCTTTAGCTCTATCAAACAGGCCATCTTTAGACGACAACATAATCACAGGCGTTAATTTAAACAAGCTATTATTTTTTATAAGGGCACAGGTCTGATATCCATCTAAACGAGGCATCATAATATCTACAAAGATAATATTGGGTTGATTATCTGCTATTTTAGCAAGGGCATCAAAACCATCTACGGCAGTGAACACCTCGCATCCTGCTTTTTTCAATAGGGTTTCGGCTGTTCGACGAATAGTTTTAGAGTCATCGATTACCATTACTTTCAATTTTTCACCTTGTCCCATCTTTTCCCGCCATTATTTGAAACAAAAATTATATATAATTTAATACAATATACGTACAAATTTAAAGAAGAATGTAAATCACATGCCTGTTTTATCCTTTATAATATATCATACTATACAATATGTTAATTTATTTTATAATTATTCACTTACATCGGCCAACAGATCACTAAATTAATTTGAGAGATTATACCATGCCCATCACCCTTGGAATTGTAATGGATCCTATCAGCCAAATCCATTTCAAAAAAGATAGCTCACTGGCTATGCTCTGGGCTGCAAACGATAGAAACCACAAAATCTTTTACATGCAACAAGAAGACCTTTATCTTTTAGAAGGCAAAGCACGTGCAAAAGCACGGCCTTTAAAAGTTTATAAGGATGAAAAACATTTTTTTGATTTAGGTGATGAAATAGATATTTCATTATCTGAGCTCAATGTTATCCTAATGCGTAAAGATCCTCCGTTTAACAGCGAATTTTTATACACAACTTATTTACTAGAAAAAGCTGAGCAAGAAGGCGTTCTTATTGTTAATAAACCTGAAGAACTACGCAACTGCAATGAAAAACTATTTGCCACCAACTTTGCAGAGTTCATGGTACCCACTTTAGTAAGCCGTCGCACAGATATACTCAGAAATTTCATACGAGAACAAGGTGATGCTATACTAAAGCCATTAGATGAGATGGGAGGTGCTTCTATTTTCCGTCATAGAGAAGGCGACCCTAATCTGTCAGTGATTATTGAAACATTAACCGCTCATGGCAATCGACAAATAATGGTTCAGCGTTTTATTCCTGATATAACCAAAGGTGATAAACGTATTTTAATGGTGAACGGAGAACCAATACCTTATTGTTTAGCAAGAATTCCCGCCAAAGGAGAAACACGAGGTAATTTAGCGGCCGGAGGAACGGGGGTTGCCCAACCTCTATCAGAGCGCGACTTTGAAATTGCTGAAAAGATAGGCCCTGAACTACAAAAGAGAGGGCTTTTATTTGTCGGTTTAGATATCATTGGCGACTATATTACAGAAATTAATGTAACAAGTCCCACCTGCATAAGAGAAATTGATGCTGTTTATCATACCAATATTGCAGATAAACTGATGGATTGTATTGAGTCTAAATTAAAAAAGTAATGAACATAATATAAATCAATTTCATCTGTTGATCTATATTATCATACAGGATGTTAAACGCTTTTACTCGACAAACAAATTATGCGATTATTTCTTAAAAACTTATTAACAAATAACTCACCTATTAAACACAATAATTTACTGGGTGCTATGATCTGCTTAGCAGCTATCTTACACACGACGCTTATTTTTGGCGTTGGCTTTACGCCTGAAGATCACCCAACAGGAAAAGTACTAGATGTATCCCTAGCCTCATTTAAAGACGATGAAGCCCCTAAAGATGCTGATTTTATCGCTCAAGAAAACCAACAAGGGAGCGGCACATCAGAAACAGCCCTCATACCTACCACAACAACACCTACTGAGTTTCAAGCATTAGAAATAAACCCTGCACCAAATCCTATTCCCCCTATGAAAAAGGCACAAAAATCAACACCATCAACTAAAAGTGTGTTGACGACTACCACACCACAATATCAAAAAGACATCAAAAAATCTGAAAAAAAAGAACAACAAGAACAAGATGAGCAAAATACCACATCAACTGACTGGTCAGCCCAAATAGCAAGTTTACAAGCACAAATTTCTGACAAAAAACAAGCTTATGCAAAACGCCCAAAAGTTTTGCAAATTACATCAGCCGCCACTAAAAAAGATAAAGGTGCTGCATACCAAGATGCTTGGCGTAAAAAAATAGAGCAAATTGGTAACCTCAACTACCCCAAAGAAGCCACTGCACGAAAAATCTATGGTAACTTACGCCTCTTAGTTGCAATCAAAAAGAACGGGCAACTATATAAAGTCAAAGTTTTAAAATCCTCTGGCTGGCCTATTCTTGATCGGGCAGCAATCCGTATTGTCCACATGGCAGCACCTTTCCCCCCTTTCCCTAAGGAGCTAGCAGATACTGATATCATTGAAATTATCAGAACATGGCGATTTGATCGTAGTGACCGGTTATCAACAGATGGATAATATTTCTATTCATCAACTGACTAAATAATTATGTTACTAAACGAGTTATACCAAAAGTTAATGCCCTATCAAAAAGCTAAACGCTGGATTATAGGTCTTTCTGGTGGAATGGATTCCACCGTATTACTCCATTTATTGGTTGAGCTTAAGAAACAATACCCTCTCCCCACGCTATCAGCAATTCATATCCATCACGGCTTACAAACTATTGCTGACCACTGGCCTGATCATTGCCAATCAATCTGCGACCAACTAAATATCCCCTTAACAATCGTCAAAGTAACCATCACACAGCAAGCTAGCATTGAACAAGCTGCACGTGATGCTCGCTACACTGCCTTTGCAAACCAACTTCAAACAGGTGATATATTAATAACAGCACAACATAAAAATGATCAAGCAGAAACACTGTTATTTAGGCTTTTCCGTGGTGCAGGAGTCAAGGGATTAATGTCCATGCCGAACCAACGCCCACTTGGGCAAGGAACCCTCATTCGCCCTTTACTCAACATCCCTTACGACACACTCAGACACTACGCAGAAAGTAATCAACTATGTTGGATCGAAGATCCAAGCAATCAAGACACGCACTATGCTAGAAACTATTTACGCCACCAAATATTCCCAAAAATAATAGATTACTGGCCACAAGCTATTCATAATATCGTACAAACTAGCGAACACATGCAAGAAGCACAAAAGCTACTTAATGAATTAGCACAACAAGACTTACTCGAAGCCCAAACACCCCCCCTTTATCATTGGTTATCTGTCCCAAGCCTACTCGTCGCTCCTTTAAAAAATCTATCCACAGCGCGACAAAAAAATGCGCTTTCTTTTTGGCTATCAAATTATACCCTACAGCCTTCAACACAACACTGGCATGGATGGTTTGACTTAATCAATGCTAAAGAAACAGCCACCCCTATTTGGCAACTGCATAACGCAGAAATACACCGTGGTAACCATCGCATTTGGTTATTAAAAAATGACTGGCTAACAAAACCTAGCAGTGTTCACTTACCGATAGAAACAGCCAAAGAGATCTGCTTACCCAATAATGGTTTGGCCAAATTATCAGGAAAGCTTCCTCAAGGTTCTTTTTATATCACTTATCGCCAAGGTGGTGAGTCCATATCACTCATAAGAGGCACCCGTGATTTAAAAAAACTATTTAATGAAGAAACTATCCCTAACTTTCTTAGACAGCGTCTGCCGCTTCTCATTGACCAACAAGGCAATTTAGTCGCTGTGGCTAATCATCCTCAATGGTTTAATAAAAATTACTCAAAAGATTTTACATTTGAGTGGATTGCACCACATTTTAGCAGTTGATCTTTCACTGTTTTATAGTGATACTATTCCATTATTCCTATAAATAATAACTACACCGATTAACAGAGTTTTTTATGGAAAACATTGCTGACTATATGCAAACACTGGGCAAAAATGCCAAAGCTGCCGCACAAATACTTGTAAAAACATCAACAGCCAAAAAAAATAAAGCGCTACAGGCTATCGCTGAACAATTAAACATCGCGCGCGAAACTATTAAACAAGCGAACCAAAAAGACCTTGATCAGGGAAAAAACAATGGCTTATCGTCTGCCCTATTAGATCGCCTAGAACTCACTGATACTCGTATCGAAAATATGATCACTGGGCTTAAGCAAATAATAGAATTGCCTGACCCCGTTGGTTCAATTAGAGACCTTAAATACAATACTGTCGGTTTACAAATTGGTAAAATGCGCACCCCCATTGGCGTTATTGGAATGATTTATGAGTCTCGTCCCAACGTCACTATCGATGCCGCTGCCTTATGCTTAAAATCAGGCAATGCAATCATTTTAAGAGGGGGCTCGGAAGCAATTCACTCTAACCAAGCGATCGCCCAATGTATCCAAAAAGGGCTACAAGAAGTTGGACTGCCTACTGACAGTGTACAATTGGTCAATACAACAGATCGTCAAGCAGTTGATCTACTAATCACCATGAGTGAATATGTTGACGTTATTATTCCACGAGGTGGAAAATCACTCATCCAGCGTATTTCAGACCATGCAAGAGTTCCCGTCATCAAGCACCTTGATGGTATTTGCCATGTTTACATTGATCAATATGCTAATCTCGAAAAAGCATATAAAATAGTGCTCAATGCTAAATGTTATCGTTATGGCATTTGCGGAGCAATGGAAACACTGTTAGTCCACGAACAAGTAGCTCATACAGCACTTCCTACTATTGCAAAACAACTAGAAGAAAAAGGTGTCGAATTGAGGGGTTGTGAGCAAACCATCAAATACTTGCCCCACCTATCCCAAGCAACCGAAGACGATTGGTCAACAGAATACCTTGCTGCTATTTTATCAATTCGTATTGTTAGCGATATTGATCAAGCAATTAACCATATTAACCATTATGGTTCACACCACACTGACAGTATTTGTACAGAAAATACGGAATCCGTAAAACGTTTTTTAACAGAAGTAGACTCTAGCTCTGTTATGCACGATACACCTACCTGTTTCGCTGATGGCTTTGAATATGGCTTAGGAGCAGAAATTGGTATTTCAACTGACAAGTTACATGTCAGGGGGCCTGTTGGCCTTGAAGGATTAACAACCGAAAAATATATCGTTTTAGGTGACGGGCAAACGCGTGGCTAGAATCGGTTTATTAGGGGGAACATTTAATCCTATTCATATTGGGCATTTGCGCTCAGCCATCGAATCGATAGAACTCCTATCGTTAGATGAGCTAAGGCTTACTCCAAACTTCCTCCCCCCACATAGAGAGAACCCTAGCGTTGATGCAGAAAAGCGGTTAACAATGGTTAAGCTTGCGGTTGAAAAAATACCAAAACTAGTCGTTGACGATCTTGAGCTAAAACGCAACAAACTATCCTATACATTTGATACACTCAAAGCTTTACAAAAAGCACTTCCAATAGAAGATACATTATTTTTTATCGTCGGCTGGGATGCTTTCTGTGGCTTACCCACATGGCACCGCTGGCAAGAGTTATTAAACTATTGTCACATTCTAGTATTACAACGTCCGCATCTATCTGCTAAAATCCCTCATGAGCTAGCGATATTTTTGCAAGATAAATTAGTTGACTACAATCAGATAACAGGCCGCGTTGGGAAAATTGCTTATCTACAACAAACACCTTTAGACATTTCATCAACTAAAATTCGTACCAATCTAGCACAAGGGAAATCAGTTCAATTCTTATTACCCGATAATGTACTAGACTATATTAATCTGCATAAACTTTATCAATAATAGCTAACACAACTATGTTAGCTACTCATTTTTAAAATATTATTAAGCTAAACAGTAACAACACACTCTTATCATTTAGGTAATCAATCAAATATGCAAGCAAATGAAATTGTAGACATTGTAAAAAATGCATTAGAAGAATTAAAAGGCAAAGACATCGTTATTATTGACGTTCATGAAAAAACCAGCGTAACCGACTTCATGGTGATCGCCACAGGAACATCCTCTCGCCAAGTAAAAGCAATGGCTGACAATGTAAAGGATGAAGTCAAACAACGTGGCGTACAACCGCTGGGTATCGAAGGGTTAGAAAACAGCGAGTGGGCGCTGGTTGACTTTGGGTCAGTTGTCGTTCATATCATGCTTGCTGAAACCCGAAGTTTTTATGACCTTGAACGCCTATGGCAAGGTGCAGAGCAAAGCCGTGAAAAGCATTTAAACCAAGATTAATATCACTTATGCGCATTCGTCTCATCACTGTTGGCAATAAAATGCCACGTTGGATAGAGGAAGGCTGGCAAGAATATTATAAACGCCTTCCTAAAGAAGTACCTGTTGAATTGATTGAAATCCCCTTAACCACGCGCAGTAAAAATGCGGATATTAAGCGTTTTATCCAACAAGAAGGGCTTGCCATGCTAAGTAAAGTTCAAACGGCGGATAGAGTCATTACGCTTGAAGTAACAGGAAAGGCATGGAACACTGAACAACTCGCTGAAAAAATGGCACAGTGGCAACTTGCAGGACAAGATATTAATCTGATGGTCGGAGGTCCCGAAGGACTTGCACCCGATGTTTGCCAACGAAGTGATGAAAAGTGGTCGCTCTCTGCACTTACCTTACCACATCCCTTGGTAAGGGTTATACTGATAGAGCAATTATATAGAGCATCGACCATACTCAGTGGTCACCCTTATCATAAATAAACGTTGTTATTTAAT
Coding sequences within it:
- a CDS encoding glutamate-5-semialdehyde dehydrogenase — its product is MENIADYMQTLGKNAKAAAQILVKTSTAKKNKALQAIAEQLNIARETIKQANQKDLDQGKNNGLSSALLDRLELTDTRIENMITGLKQIIELPDPVGSIRDLKYNTVGLQIGKMRTPIGVIGMIYESRPNVTIDAAALCLKSGNAIILRGGSEAIHSNQAIAQCIQKGLQEVGLPTDSVQLVNTTDRQAVDLLITMSEYVDVIIPRGGKSLIQRISDHARVPVIKHLDGICHVYIDQYANLEKAYKIVLNAKCYRYGICGAMETLLVHEQVAHTALPTIAKQLEEKGVELRGCEQTIKYLPHLSQATEDDWSTEYLAAILSIRIVSDIDQAINHINHYGSHHTDSICTENTESVKRFLTEVDSSSVMHDTPTCFADGFEYGLGAEIGISTDKLHVRGPVGLEGLTTEKYIVLGDGQTRG
- a CDS encoding chemotaxis protein CheW; translation: MPKKSSPFELLLNIDQLYRSVGDNLPEQKVLQSKTWTGIGFQLDNHYFVIGIDHLEEIILEPSYTYIPIVKPWLKGVANMRGHLLPVMDLNKLFGMTSGTSRKQHRVMAVKSPDEGYVGFLVDAVYGMQHFSMDSILSTKTVDVPELLLPFVSGVYQGGQQNWLVFDAKSFMASSQFLAIGQ
- the tilS gene encoding tRNA lysidine(34) synthetase TilS produces the protein MPYQKAKRWIIGLSGGMDSTVLLHLLVELKKQYPLPTLSAIHIHHGLQTIADHWPDHCQSICDQLNIPLTIVKVTITQQASIEQAARDARYTAFANQLQTGDILITAQHKNDQAETLLFRLFRGAGVKGLMSMPNQRPLGQGTLIRPLLNIPYDTLRHYAESNQLCWIEDPSNQDTHYARNYLRHQIFPKIIDYWPQAIHNIVQTSEHMQEAQKLLNELAQQDLLEAQTPPLYHWLSVPSLLVAPLKNLSTARQKNALSFWLSNYTLQPSTQHWHGWFDLINAKETATPIWQLHNAEIHRGNHRIWLLKNDWLTKPSSVHLPIETAKEICLPNNGLAKLSGKLPQGSFYITYRQGGESISLIRGTRDLKKLFNEETIPNFLRQRLPLLIDQQGNLVAVANHPQWFNKNYSKDFTFEWIAPHFSS
- the pilH gene encoding twitching motility response regulator PilH, coding for MARILVVDDSPTEVYKLTAMLQKYGHVVIGAENGADGIAIARKETPDLILMDIVMPGFNGFQATRQLTKCEETKGIPVIIVTAKDQETDKVWGRRQGARDYLTKPIDEDTLLSTVNAVLAG
- the rsfS gene encoding ribosome silencing factor; amino-acid sequence: MQANEIVDIVKNALEELKGKDIVIIDVHEKTSVTDFMVIATGTSSRQVKAMADNVKDEVKQRGVQPLGIEGLENSEWALVDFGSVVVHIMLAETRSFYDLERLWQGAEQSREKHLNQD
- the pilG gene encoding twitching motility response regulator PilG; the protein is MGQGEKLKVMVIDDSKTIRRTAETLLKKAGCEVFTAVDGFDALAKIADNQPNIIFVDIMMPRLDGYQTCALIKNNSLFKLTPVIMLSSKDGLFDRAKGRIVGSDQYLTKPFSKDELLGAIKTHVPDFVPQDSAE
- the nadD gene encoding nicotinate-nucleotide adenylyltransferase; protein product: MARIGLLGGTFNPIHIGHLRSAIESIELLSLDELRLTPNFLPPHRENPSVDAEKRLTMVKLAVEKIPKLVVDDLELKRNKLSYTFDTLKALQKALPIEDTLFFIVGWDAFCGLPTWHRWQELLNYCHILVLQRPHLSAKIPHELAIFLQDKLVDYNQITGRVGKIAYLQQTPLDISSTKIRTNLAQGKSVQFLLPDNVLDYINLHKLYQ
- the rlmH gene encoding 23S rRNA (pseudouridine(1915)-N(3))-methyltransferase RlmH: MRIRLITVGNKMPRWIEEGWQEYYKRLPKEVPVELIEIPLTTRSKNADIKRFIQQEGLAMLSKVQTADRVITLEVTGKAWNTEQLAEKMAQWQLAGQDINLMVGGPEGLAPDVCQRSDEKWSLSALTLPHPLVRVILIEQLYRASTILSGHPYHK
- a CDS encoding energy transducer TonB; the encoded protein is MRLFLKNLLTNNSPIKHNNLLGAMICLAAILHTTLIFGVGFTPEDHPTGKVLDVSLASFKDDEAPKDADFIAQENQQGSGTSETALIPTTTTPTEFQALEINPAPNPIPPMKKAQKSTPSTKSVLTTTTPQYQKDIKKSEKKEQQEQDEQNTTSTDWSAQIASLQAQISDKKQAYAKRPKVLQITSAATKKDKGAAYQDAWRKKIEQIGNLNYPKEATARKIYGNLRLLVAIKKNGQLYKVKVLKSSGWPILDRAAIRIVHMAAPFPPFPKELADTDIIEIIRTWRFDRSDRLSTDG
- the gshB gene encoding glutathione synthase, whose product is MPITLGIVMDPISQIHFKKDSSLAMLWAANDRNHKIFYMQQEDLYLLEGKARAKARPLKVYKDEKHFFDLGDEIDISLSELNVILMRKDPPFNSEFLYTTYLLEKAEQEGVLIVNKPEELRNCNEKLFATNFAEFMVPTLVSRRTDILRNFIREQGDAILKPLDEMGGASIFRHREGDPNLSVIIETLTAHGNRQIMVQRFIPDITKGDKRILMVNGEPIPYCLARIPAKGETRGNLAAGGTGVAQPLSERDFEIAEKIGPELQKRGLLFVGLDIIGDYITEINVTSPTCIREIDAVYHTNIADKLMDCIESKLKK